gtgccacaaacctagtgacgtactatgaggaatttccgctcttgagtgccaccctttgggccccttctgctaatttcgtgtttggtgagcattgattccgagcatgcgcgtttgtactttcgacttttgtgtgatggatttgtgtactgaccgtCCGAAGATCTGACATGGATCGgtcgtttgacaaaaatttactagcctgtcatccaacattttgtTGGCCGAAAactggaaaacaattgttgaaaggtgcgtactaacggtaagaacttcggacaacagtctgtcaaacgACAATCTCTTTCTGAtttttgtaccgtgtgtacgaggcttaacatctCGAATGTGCCAGGGAGAACCTTTCCTCTACAATAGCCCTCTATGTCATAGTGGAAGATTGTAGGGAGACTGACATGCACACCTCATACaggtcttaaagctgaactccagctaggatctttattgcatacttatATTGGTTGGCACAATGTGTAGCATATCTGAGGCGGCATTGGGGAAGTTGTACTAAACAGCACTACTACAGTGGACAGCTGTGGTCTTCTGGGTTCTATGCaattctctgattgaacaaggtgaagATCATGGAGGTCACTGTTCATCCTTTCCACCTTGCTCAAAGAAATTGTTATATGCATGGTGGCAGTGCCAAGCAAGCAAACTGCTGTGGTCAGAGGGGTAGCCACTTGGCACAGGGCCTGAAAGCAAacactgtagtagcactgactactacagtgatttccagtatGACATATGCATACTTATGCTGGGccaatgtaaatatgcaataaagatcatacctggagttcagtatTCATGCAAATAAGACCCAACACTTTTGTACATCTGTCTCATTTGATTAGCACATCTACACCTAAATTAAAatggtctgtatatgcagcaaaagTGAGTATTTTATGTATATTGGCACATGTCAAGTACAAAAGGAAGGGTAAGAGCTGCCTCTTCGCAGTAAAAACAGACAAAGCTGTCATCTTACAAAGGCAAGCCTGGTTTACTCATTATCATAGCctaagagtccccccccccccccagcattttgaTGGAATTTCAGAAAGAAGGGTCAGTATAGAATTAAGACATTTGTTAACATTCAGGTAGAACTTTAAAGGTAGTCAAGATTTCTTGATGAATGGTGCAGGGCGGATATGTTGTTTACAGACAGTCTTCTGGTCCCCATGCTTGTGGCTATAAATCTGAAAGTTTGAGTTCTCATCATTCCCCTCTGTAGGTAGCAGTGTTGTTGTCGGTCTCGTGTACGCATACCTCATGCAGCAGTCCTGGTGGAAGTCTCTTCTGAAGTCCATCCCAAATGAATACAGTCACATTCTCCACAGGACTGCAAAAAAGTAGCCTAATATTATTAAAACTATATGATTTTATTGCAAGTTCAACTACATGTATTGCAACAGTGATTTCATTTAGTTTTTCTTGCCAGTGATAAAAAGGAAGAGCTTTATAGCCCTCCCCATTGTCAGGACCTGCATTTGAACCGGGGACCTCTGCTTTGTCTGGCAGTAACTCTTGAGGCTCCTGAGATGTTGGATAGCTCCCTTCTGATCCAACAATCTTGCCTTgtaccttgtgtttttttttgtgaacctTGAACTTcccgtttgccagattattgtgctctcttcagccaatatCGCTCCTGTCATTTTTGCTGCCTTCCGTATCTCTGCTACTACATGTTACGGACCTCAACTATacctctgcttgatcccaaccccGTAATCACTTGTTACTGGCCTTCGgcttatccctacctgctatatctgctactggagccGGGTTTGttcactgatgccccgtacacacgatcggactttccgacaacaaaaccgtggaattttgtttgaaggttgttggctccaacttgtctagcatacacacggtcacacaaatgttggccaacaattacgaacgtagggacgtacaacgagccaaaaaaaaaggaagttcaatagccaatgcagcTCCTTctccttgattccaagcatgcatgaacttttgtgcgtctgacttgtgtacacatgagcggaaattccgataacaaagttttgttggaggaaaatttgagaacctgataGCCAACAAAGTCctccaacaaatgttcaatggagcatacacacggtcggactttcagccaacaagctcacatccaacatttgttgttggaaaatccgatggtgcgtacggggcattagaagccaGGTGAGCCCGCATCATCCGTCAAGGTGACATGCTTGTGTAGCACACTggtattaggcagggttgctaacaaatttagttatgctgggtgtaactagcctggctaattggtaatTGTATCCACTGACTTTGTGCCCCAAGCCTGAATCTGATGCATTTCTctcaataggtggcactgctgcctttggcattagaatgacaagaaCAGAGTGAGTTCAGGGTGTGAATAGACATCATTTCTCAGCCAGAGTAGCGACTTGGcatgctgggatagtctatttaaaggggaATGAGTCATGTGATCAGTGTTCTTTTAGCCCCAGGCTGAGACCTAGGGGCTGTATGTaaagcagcagctgaaggttaggcCTGAGGCCTAACCACGTGTTTAGAGGCTCAGCCCCAAGGGAGCCTGATCATTGCAGAGGTTCAGCCAGACGGTGAACCGAGTAttgccagaggtgaaggagaagcagttggcacatgggacaaccactcctgttagCAGTGGCAAGTGAGAAACAGAGGTCATAGATAAAAGGGGACACCGTCGACATTAAGGGGTAACTTCTCCTATTATCAGAGACCAGCCTTTTTCACTAGTCGGGACGGTGAACAAGTTAGGAAAGCTTCAGCGTTCAAGTCAGGGACCTAACGGGTGAGCGTGAGTGACACTTGAAGAGGATTCAGCGGGTTAGCtgagagccaagccagggacccagcaggtagcATGGGTGATGTACAGCAGGTTAGCCttagaagagctcaggggatccagcagGCAGCTGGGATCTGAATGTCCGATGAGAAGACTGGGAGCCCAGTTAGAAAAGCTACAGCGGGAGGCTGTGAGATGGaggccaggtcctacacaacagggataccaagtctggtatgtgtacagatctgtgttgaagtcaacctatgagttcagttgccataggagacagcagttctacaaatacagtgctgcaaccagcttaaaaggccctcaacctgtatagctgtctgccaattgctattgcatctgcctaagagtGTTCAGGCCCTAATCCCTCTCTcacccagttcttgttaagagacaacaAATCTCTTTTGttcacattcaaaaagtgactgacaCCAAATTCTtccatcacacccaccatgcctagtaacccactctacaaaagtTAGAAGGATGCCATCTCTCCTCAACTCTTGAGGTCACCATCGGGCCTCTAGGGGTCTGGGACATTGCTACACTTGTATACATCCTGATGGTTGGTGGGGGCCTCTACCACTATAGCTACTGGACTCTGAACCTGACTCCAGACTGATAAACCCCTGGTCCATATTAAAGAAACCTGTGTTTTGTTTAACATGCAAACAGGCATCTCACATTCTACTGCCTTTTTAAAAGTTTGAGGGTCAGCCTGGACTAAAAACGAAAGAAATCCATTAGTGTATGCCCAGGTTTACACCCAGAGTTAATTCAATAGCAGTTTAATCTTCTAAATCAAAGTATTCCTTCCATCTTTCAGAATGTGTAGTTCTGCTCTATGCTTTGCTGTGTAAAGCAGGGTTTAGGCCCTTTCACATGagtggtccaatcaggtctgcctgtcaattTTTCAACCAGACCCGATTGGATCCTCCATTCTCCACTATGGAGtaacagatgtaaacagacttgtgtccgtttacagcCGCAatacctccaatccgatccagcAAACACAGATGTAAGGTGATCTCTTCTTCTCCGTCTGGCTtggagggcagtcaggtgtaaaacGGACAGAGGAGAGCGGGCCGTGCCAATATCCACTCTGCAtaagtggacatggacctgtcatccgcctactcTGCTCAGCAGACACATCCTCTGCTGAGAAAAACGGGGCCTTACACtcatcgaaatttggctggttcagcagaaactAAAATGTGTGTGTATGCTACTCTGTTCAACCGAAGCCGATCATTAAACTGGCTTTTGTCAAAATGTCCTGCTGGCAAACCAGCATTCGATCCgtcttttcattcaacctgcttgttggaaaaaaaatatataaatctaaaaACTGAATTTTAAACACTTTTCAAAGGCCAGGGGAAGCTCTtctttaagtcccccccccccccccgccacatttggtagatcatttttttttctgggttgggggtacctagtttttgaagtttccctctccccctccctgcagtcttctgggacctttcACAAAGAGAAGCACAGCTCATGCATGCGCAGCCGGCTGCACACAGTTCAGATGTCAGTGACAGGAACCCGAAGGCTACTGAAGAGCTAGCCCCGGttaggacagcgctggatccctagaCAGTAAGTGTCccaagagtcagcagctacagaatctGTAGCTGCTGGCATTTAATTTTTTCCCAGAGCGGAGAACTGATTTAATGTtgatctaaactcaagaacaaaaatgtatgatattgcagcttatcagtccttggAGGTGGAggctacattcattttttttttttttttctcctggtgaCTCGGCTTTGGGTGGCACCACTTACTCCTCActgcatctatggaggagcaacatagCCACCTTAGGACATCAGAACTTTAAGCAGTTAAAgtaactgtttttttcctttcaagataaaggttttacataataaatatataaaacaaatggtAATAGGAGAGTTTTGTTCTGCTTTATTTCGTTTCGTGTGTATCAAAGAACTAAGGGTGTATCTGCACATGGAGATCATTGATGGAAGGAAAATAGGAAAGCATCTTGTATTGGGTTTCCCTCATGTACTGATGTTTCAGGATAGCCAAAGCTGGGAATATAATTCTAGTGAAGATTCGAGTGCAAAGCTCATGAATCCTAGATCAGACTCGTTGGCCTTGTATAGGACAacaaaggcatacctcccaaccgtcccggattgcccgtgaaagtcccgctgtgggaggtctgtcccgcgtcccgggcaccttcattccgggacaatacaatgtcccgaAATTGCCCCActggccgatctgatgccccccTAAAAATTGCCGCCGCATTGCCGCTGTCCCTAACTGCCCGCTGTACTAGTTTTGGCCGAGACCGCTTAATTTCACCCCCAGACACAGCCTGGCTCCCTGCCAAAACAACTGGTTGCTAGGCatggcccgcctggcgtctaacaaccagtgacgtcacgacaAGGAGAGTGGAGCCCCAGCATTTAGCCAAAGGAGGAGTCCTCTTCGCGCCTAAGCTCCGCCCCCGGCCCCGCCCCTGACTCCGCCTCCGACTCCGGGTCTTCCCTGAGTGGAGCCCCAGCATTTAGCCAAAGGAGGATTCCTCTTCGCGCCTaagctccgcccctgactccgcccCCGATTCCGGGTCTTCCCCGAAGGCTGTTCCTGCGCTGGAATaaaggtaggagaaatgctccctgcactgcccTGACTCTGAGTACactcatggtcactctgctccctcccatacactgcCCCTCTCCAGTCATgctatacagtccccccatactgccctccactacccccccattatactgcccccctcccattttactgccctccactaccccccccaatatactgccctctactaccacccctcccatcatactgccccccccctcctattatactgccctccactgccacccctcctattatactgccctccactaacccccccattatactgcctttcactgccacccccacccatcatactgcccccctccaattatactgccctccactgccacccctcctattatactgccctccactaacccccctcccattatactgccctccactaccacccctcctatcatactgccctccactaccacccttcccatcatactgctctccctcccatcatactgccctccactaccacccctcccataatactgccctccactaaaccccctcccattatattgccctccactaccatccctcccatcatactgccctgcactaacccccctcccatgatactgccctccactaccgcctcctcccatcatactgccctccactacctcctctcccatcatattgccctccaccccatcatactgccctcccctGCCTCCCGTCCCATCAGAATGCCTTCCACTGCCTCCGCCCCCAacatactgccttccactgccacccctcccatcatactgccctccactgacaccccctcccatcatactgccctccaccccatcatactgccctccactgccaccaactcccatcaaaaactctaaaaaaaactctaaaaaataaaatggataaaatataatggtaaaaaataataacaaaaataaaataacaacaataaaaaaaaactactgatcctgtccactgccctgctgattatgtctactgccctactgaccacgtccactgctctactgaccatgtccactgccctactgaccatgtccactgccctactgaccatgtccactaccttactga
This window of the Aquarana catesbeiana isolate 2022-GZ linkage group LG01, ASM4218655v1, whole genome shotgun sequence genome carries:
- the LOC141127495 gene encoding 6-pyruvoyl tetrahydrobiopterin synthase-like; amino-acid sequence: MLCCSNSLSDEENKRIFGKCNNPNGHGHNYKGPGLHLTASRCSFSNWAPSLLIGHSDPSCLLDPLSSSKANLLPVENVTVFIWDGLQKRLPPGLLHEVCVHETDNNTATYRGE